Proteins encoded by one window of Bacillus sp. DTU_2020_1000418_1_SI_GHA_SEK_038:
- the eno gene encoding phosphopyruvate hydratase: MPYIQHVYAREVLDSRGNPTVEVEVITESGFFGRAIVPSGASTGEYEAVELRDGDKSRYLGKGVQKAVNNVNNIIEEALVGMDVTDQVGIDRTMIELDGTENKGKLGANAILGVSMAAAHAAAESVGLPLYRYLGGFNAKQLPTPMMNIINGGSHADNNVDFQEFMIMPVGAPTFKEAIRMGTEVFHELKKVLSGKGLNTAVGDEGGFAPNLGSNREALEVIIEAIRNAGYEAGKDIYLAMDVASSEFYNKDTGKYDLAGEGRTGLTSEDMVNFYEELVNEFPIISIEDGLDENDWKGHKLLTERIGGKVQLVGDDLFVTNTKKLAQGIEQGVGNSILIKVNQIGTLTETFEAIEMAKRAGYTAVISHRSGETEDATIADIAVATNAGQIKTGSMSRTDRIAKYNQLLRIEDELGDLAVYDGLKSFYNLNK; this comes from the coding sequence CGTGCAATTGTTCCATCTGGTGCATCAACAGGTGAATACGAAGCAGTTGAGCTTCGTGACGGAGATAAATCCCGTTACCTTGGAAAAGGTGTTCAAAAAGCAGTAAATAACGTGAACAACATTATTGAAGAAGCCCTTGTCGGCATGGATGTGACAGATCAAGTGGGCATTGACCGCACGATGATCGAATTAGACGGAACTGAAAATAAAGGCAAGCTTGGTGCGAACGCGATTTTGGGCGTATCTATGGCTGCTGCACACGCAGCTGCTGAGTCTGTTGGTCTACCTTTATATCGCTATCTTGGCGGCTTCAATGCGAAGCAGCTTCCAACACCAATGATGAACATTATTAACGGCGGATCTCACGCTGATAACAATGTAGATTTCCAAGAATTCATGATTATGCCTGTTGGAGCTCCTACTTTTAAAGAGGCTATCCGCATGGGTACTGAAGTTTTCCATGAATTGAAGAAAGTTCTTTCAGGTAAAGGCCTAAACACGGCTGTTGGGGATGAAGGCGGATTTGCACCAAACCTTGGCTCAAACCGTGAAGCATTAGAAGTGATTATCGAAGCAATCCGCAATGCTGGATATGAAGCTGGGAAAGATATTTACCTTGCAATGGATGTTGCTTCATCTGAATTCTACAATAAAGATACAGGCAAATACGATTTAGCTGGCGAAGGCCGCACAGGCTTAACTTCTGAAGACATGGTGAATTTCTACGAAGAGCTAGTAAATGAATTCCCGATCATTTCAATTGAAGACGGCTTAGATGAAAACGACTGGAAAGGTCATAAACTGTTAACAGAGCGCATTGGCGGCAAAGTTCAGTTGGTTGGAGACGACCTATTCGTTACAAATACGAAAAAATTAGCACAAGGAATCGAGCAAGGCGTTGGCAACTCAATTCTAATTAAAGTGAACCAAATCGGTACATTAACAGAAACTTTCGAAGCGATCGAAATGGCAAAGCGCGCAGGCTACACAGCTGTTATCTCCCACCGTTCAGGCGAAACAGAAGACGCAACAATCGCTGACATCGCTGTAGCAACAAACGCCGGCCAAATCAAAACTGGGTCTATGTCCCGTACGGATCGGATTGCTAAGTATAATCAGCTTCTACGAATTGAGGATGAGCTTGGCGATTTAGCGGTATATGATGGATTGAAGAGTTTTTATAATTTGAATAAGTAA